One Chordicoccus furentiruminis DNA window includes the following coding sequences:
- the recR gene encoding recombination mediator RecR yields the protein MDYFSGRMSELIEQLAMLPGIGTKTAQRLAFYIVSQPEEKVEKLSRTLIETRKNVRYCSECYTLTDSEICPICSNPKRDHSTIMVVETTRDLAAYEKTGKYEGVYHVLHGAISPMLGIGPDDIRLKELMKRLEGDVKEVIIATNSTLEGETTAMYISRLIKPTGIRVTRIANGVPVGGDLENIDEVTLLRALEGRTDL from the coding sequence GTGGACTATTTTAGTGGACGGATGAGCGAGCTCATCGAACAGCTCGCCATGCTTCCGGGCATCGGAACGAAGACGGCGCAGCGGCTTGCATTTTACATCGTCAGCCAGCCTGAGGAGAAGGTGGAGAAGCTGTCCCGCACACTGATCGAGACCCGGAAAAACGTCCGCTACTGTTCGGAATGCTACACGCTGACGGACAGTGAAATCTGTCCGATCTGCAGTAATCCGAAGCGGGACCACTCGACGATTATGGTCGTCGAGACGACGAGGGATCTGGCCGCCTATGAGAAGACGGGCAAATATGAGGGCGTCTACCATGTCCTTCACGGGGCGATTTCTCCGATGCTCGGCATCGGCCCGGATGATATCCGGCTGAAGGAGCTGATGAAGCGTCTGGAAGGCGATGTGAAGGAAGTGATTATTGCGACAAACTCGACGCTGGAAGGGGAGACGACGGCGATGTACATCAGCCGTCTGATCAAACCGACCGGCATCCGGGTGACGCGGATTGCCAACGGCGTGCCGGTGGGCGGCGATCTCGAGAACATTGACGAGGTCACGCTGCTGCGCGCGCTGGAGGGCCGGACGGATCTGTGA
- the dnaX gene encoding DNA polymerase III subunit gamma/tau: MSYVALYRKFRPRTFDEVKGQDPIVRTLRNQVRTGRLQHAYLFCGTRGTGKTSVAKILARAVNCEHPENGNPCGQCESCRNIAEGKSMNVIEIDAASNNGVDNIRDIIEEVRYRPTRGKYKVYIIDEVHMLSPGAFNALLKTLEEPPSYVIFILATTEAGRIPVTILSRCQRYDFHRIDVDTITARLRELTGKEGVQAEERALRFIARAGDGSMRDALSLLDRCLAFYMDEELTYDKALKALGEADTTVFREMTEAVFSGNAAAAMKILGRQIADGVEIGQLVRDYIWYLRNLLVARSTSREDALEIIDASSDQMDDLLDLAQRSDPDALMRCIRILSELQNRMRYATNRRVLTEVALLQMARPEGDRNEDALMARMAQIETRLDEAAVRGLPAAAAAAPPEPAPAEEEAEVLPDAAPEDLKEICADWKHLIGGMEDGFLKNMLKREATPQYNAETLENRLYLELRGNETADRLLMNTPDNREELERYLERKTGRHVEVEMHLAAQRGPELRNVDIDGMMRSRIHMDIEESEDDDTEDEPF, encoded by the coding sequence ATGTCCTATGTAGCGCTATACCGCAAGTTCCGGCCCCGCACCTTCGACGAGGTCAAGGGTCAGGATCCGATCGTCCGGACGCTGCGCAACCAGGTCCGCACCGGCCGGCTGCAGCACGCTTATCTGTTCTGCGGCACCCGCGGCACCGGGAAAACGTCTGTGGCGAAGATCCTCGCGAGGGCCGTGAACTGCGAGCATCCCGAGAACGGGAACCCCTGCGGGCAGTGTGAAAGCTGCCGGAATATCGCAGAAGGAAAATCGATGAATGTCATTGAGATCGACGCCGCCTCCAACAACGGCGTCGATAATATTCGTGACATCATTGAGGAAGTCCGGTATCGTCCGACCAGGGGAAAATACAAGGTTTACATCATCGACGAGGTTCATATGCTCTCGCCCGGCGCATTCAACGCGCTGCTGAAGACGCTGGAGGAGCCTCCGTCCTACGTCATCTTCATACTGGCGACAACGGAGGCCGGACGGATTCCGGTCACGATCCTGTCGCGCTGCCAGCGGTACGACTTTCACCGGATCGACGTGGACACGATCACGGCGCGTCTCCGCGAGCTGACCGGGAAGGAAGGCGTTCAGGCGGAGGAACGGGCTCTCCGGTTCATCGCCCGCGCCGGCGACGGGTCGATGCGCGACGCGCTGTCCCTCCTTGACCGGTGCCTCGCGTTCTATATGGACGAGGAGCTGACGTACGACAAGGCGCTGAAAGCGCTCGGCGAGGCGGATACAACTGTGTTCCGTGAGATGACGGAGGCGGTTTTTTCGGGAAATGCAGCCGCCGCGATGAAGATTCTCGGCCGTCAGATCGCGGACGGCGTCGAAATCGGTCAGCTGGTTCGCGATTACATCTGGTATCTCCGCAACCTGCTGGTGGCGCGCAGTACGTCCCGGGAGGATGCGCTGGAGATCATCGACGCTTCCTCGGATCAGATGGACGACCTGCTCGACCTCGCCCAGCGGTCGGACCCGGATGCGCTGATGCGCTGCATCCGGATACTGAGCGAGCTTCAGAACCGGATGCGCTACGCGACGAACCGGAGAGTGCTGACCGAGGTCGCTCTTCTCCAGATGGCCAGACCGGAGGGGGACCGGAACGAGGACGCTCTGATGGCCCGGATGGCCCAGATCGAGACGCGTCTGGATGAGGCGGCTGTGAGAGGGCTGCCGGCTGCGGCCGCGGCGGCTCCTCCGGAACCGGCGCCGGCTGAGGAGGAAGCCGAGGTGCTGCCCGACGCGGCGCCCGAGGACCTGAAAGAAATCTGCGCGGACTGGAAGCATCTGATCGGAGGTATGGAGGACGGCTTCCTGAAGAATATGCTGAAGCGGGAGGCGACGCCCCAGTACAACGCGGAAACACTGGAAAACCGGCTGTATCTGGAGCTGCGAGGCAACGAGACGGCCGACCGGCTTCTGATGAATACGCCGGACAACCGGGAGGAACTGGAGCGCTACCTTGAGCGGAAGACCGGCCGCCATGTGGAGGTGGAAATGCATCTGGCCGCGCAGCGCGGGCCGGAGCTCCGGAACGTGGATATCGACGGCATGATGCGAAGCCGGATCCATATGGATATCGAGGAGTCGGAGGACGACGACACGGAGGACGAGCCGTTCTGA
- a CDS encoding CvpA family protein, which translates to MNMNALTWVVVIYLALVVFRAVRRGFLRSVFSMAFLLVVVLVMAVGTPAVTKMCSESQYITEYVRKQTAAVIASAGSGSGSSVSLANASTPEEVGTAVIALAMGTDSVRDAAAGEIGSVIIRIIAAVITFVIALLIGIVIQIIIVHILRRRGVSALDHILGLPIGLLKGLVGVWLALGLIQLLSFTSPFDGLARQITVSPVLTFITTHNLLSAILAKLVTAGI; encoded by the coding sequence ATGAATATGAATGCGCTGACATGGGTGGTGGTGATTTATCTTGCGCTCGTGGTGTTTCGTGCGGTGCGGCGCGGCTTTCTCCGCTCGGTCTTTTCCATGGCGTTTCTTCTTGTCGTGGTGCTCGTGATGGCAGTCGGGACGCCGGCGGTGACGAAGATGTGCTCAGAGAGCCAGTATATCACGGAGTATGTCAGAAAGCAGACCGCCGCGGTCATCGCGTCCGCGGGAAGCGGCTCCGGATCGTCCGTCAGTCTGGCAAATGCATCCACCCCCGAAGAAGTCGGGACAGCCGTCATCGCGCTGGCGATGGGGACGGATTCGGTCCGTGACGCCGCGGCCGGTGAGATCGGTTCGGTGATCATCCGTATCATCGCGGCGGTGATTACCTTTGTCATCGCGCTTCTGATCGGCATCGTGATCCAGATTATCATCGTGCACATTCTCCGAAGACGTGGCGTGAGTGCGCTGGATCATATTCTCGGGCTTCCGATCGGCCTCCTGAAGGGGCTGGTGGGTGTCTGGCTGGCACTCGGTCTGATTCAGCTGCTGTCGTTCACGAGTCCCTTTGACGGGCTGGCGAGGCAGATCACGGTGAGCCCGGTGCTCACCTTCATCACCACCCACAATCTGTTGTCGGCGATACTGGCAAAACTGGTGACGGCCGGAATCTGA
- a CDS encoding YbaB/EbfC family nucleoid-associated protein: MAKRSGGFGGGMPGNMQNLMKQAQKMQRQMEENQKALEEKTFSTQVGGGAVRLGMNGKREIVELKIDPEAVDPEDVETLEDMLKAAFGDVLKQIDEAQSSSVSSLTGGMGGFGGGLF, translated from the coding sequence GTGGCGAAACGAAGCGGCGGTTTCGGCGGCGGCATGCCGGGAAACATGCAGAACCTGATGAAGCAGGCTCAGAAAATGCAGCGCCAGATGGAGGAGAACCAGAAGGCGCTGGAGGAGAAGACGTTCAGCACACAGGTGGGCGGCGGAGCCGTGAGACTTGGCATGAACGGAAAACGGGAGATCGTGGAACTGAAGATCGACCCGGAGGCGGTTGATCCGGAGGATGTAGAGACACTGGAGGATATGCTGAAGGCCGCGTTCGGCGATGTGCTGAAGCAGATCGACGAGGCGCAGAGCTCTTCGGTAAGCAGTCTGACCGGCGGCATGGGAGGCTTTGGCGGTGGACTATTTTAG
- a CDS encoding DUF5711 family protein, producing the protein MREQKRRAGSEGVRRAVTIAAAAVLVILLALLVHHIQNRTYTGYKVVRSSEKSGSVSKWEYTPAGAVRYSTDGASLLNGSLKTVWSVTYTMNDPRLSVCGNECLIYDCKGTSALLFNEKGKTGAFSTELPIGKACVSAKGTVAALLDNGDTTEFAYYTSDGSKIASGSSTITDPGYPAALALSDDGLSLAVSYLTAADGNIGTTVRAYRFSSDQSEGCRESGELSFTGSFVPALTYIGDSLIIVRDGGLTVCRGTDKLKQTADVDFDEEIVSMFSDGSHIGFVFRSTEKGHRYTARLYSGGGQELAAMNLDDSYQTVHACGDMLVFSSGSGISVYSMRGVCRYHGPVREGSVTDAVRVDSRRLLVVTDQALEVIELR; encoded by the coding sequence TTGAGAGAACAGAAGAGACGAGCGGGATCGGAAGGAGTCCGCCGGGCCGTCACCATCGCGGCCGCGGCGGTTCTTGTCATACTGCTCGCACTGCTCGTGCACCATATCCAGAACCGGACTTATACGGGATATAAGGTTGTCCGGTCAAGCGAAAAGAGCGGCAGCGTCTCCAAATGGGAATATACGCCGGCGGGTGCGGTCCGTTACTCGACGGACGGCGCGTCGCTGCTTAACGGCAGTCTGAAAACGGTCTGGTCCGTTACTTATACGATGAATGACCCGCGGCTGAGTGTCTGCGGAAATGAATGCCTGATCTACGACTGCAAGGGCACGTCGGCCCTGCTTTTCAATGAGAAGGGCAAGACGGGTGCATTCTCCACGGAGCTTCCGATCGGAAAGGCGTGCGTCTCCGCGAAAGGGACAGTGGCCGCGCTGCTGGACAACGGTGACACAACGGAGTTTGCGTACTACACGTCCGACGGATCGAAGATTGCGTCCGGCTCCTCGACTATCACGGATCCCGGCTATCCCGCCGCGCTGGCGCTCTCGGACGACGGGCTCAGTCTGGCCGTCTCGTATCTGACGGCAGCGGACGGAAACATCGGTACGACGGTCCGTGCCTATCGCTTTTCGTCGGATCAGTCGGAAGGGTGCCGCGAAAGCGGCGAGCTCTCCTTCACCGGCTCCTTCGTGCCCGCGCTGACCTACATCGGCGATTCACTGATCATCGTGCGGGACGGCGGACTCACGGTCTGCCGGGGAACGGACAAACTGAAGCAGACGGCCGATGTGGATTTTGACGAGGAGATCGTCAGCATGTTTTCGGACGGTTCTCATATCGGCTTCGTCTTCCGAAGCACTGAGAAAGGGCATCGCTACACGGCCCGGCTCTATTCCGGCGGCGGTCAGGAACTGGCTGCGATGAATCTGGACGATTCGTATCAGACGGTGCATGCCTGCGGCGATATGCTGGTGTTCAGCAGCGGATCGGGGATCAGCGTATACAGTATGCGCGGCGTCTGCCGGTATCACGGGCCTGTCCGCGAAGGAAGTGTGACGGACGCGGTCCGTGTGGACAGCCGCAGACTGCTCGTGGTGACGGATCAGGCTCTTGAAGTGATCGAGCTGCGCTGA